Within Populus trichocarpa isolate Nisqually-1 chromosome 6, P.trichocarpa_v4.1, whole genome shotgun sequence, the genomic segment aaaacctttgtAAAAGAAAGGAAGTACATAAGActcaagatttcttttttctttttccttttaatattcTCTTTGTAGTAAAATACTGGGGTTTGCTTATAGGCTTTGTTagctttaaaaaaactctttctttctcttgttttaGTCGTTGGGTTTTTGATAAAGCCAAAAAAGGTAGAAGCTTTGCATTGAGAATAGTTGGCAATGGTGCAGTACTTTAGGTATCATCAGTTAAAGAAGGGTGAGCATCATCATGCTGGGGAGGATGAGATGCTATCTTTGATGAGTGCAACAAGCTCTGGTTATTTCAGGAGATCAAGGCCTaagcttttttctcttctcatcctttctcttctctcttgctGTCTTATTTTAGGTGCTCACTTGTTTTGCTCTCCCTCTGCCTTTTCTCTCTTGTGTAAGctcctttttctctttcatgggttttggttattttttctttcttcttttggcTTTGTCTTGATGCGTGTCTGTGGTTTTTGCAGATTCTTTTGGTGTAGAGAGTGATGGGGTTGCTGCTAATGTAAATGCAAAAGCTTCTCTGTGTTCTTCGATTTCTAATGGTTAgtactttgtatttttatgtgctgttgctctttccttcttcttcttctgttaataagattgaattgaatttaacaGTATAAGGTATTAACAGACTGGAAGTCTGTTGCTTTCTGATATTTAGAGTTTCCTTAGGCTACATCGACACGTAACCTAGAAAAGTTAGGCCGAAAAGAtgaaactgtatttttttttcagtgattAGCTCATGAAGGTGAGTGAATGATCTAGTTTCTGGAAACCACAAAAGTAGACACAAAGTTACTGGGTTAAAAGTTTCTTTCTTaccttatatttgttttctgaGTTCAATAAAATGTTAAGACTCTTGTAGCAAAATGAATTGTGATTTACTGTTAATTTCCTCAAATTTTGACGCAATTTTTTGGTGGTAAATCCAGGAACCATATGCTGTGACCGGAGCAGTACTCGTTCGGATGTCTGTGTTATGAAAGGGGATGTAAGGACAAACTCTGCCTCTTCTTCAATCTTCCTCTACACCTCAAAAAGTACCGATGCTGTGATAAAAAATGTTTCGAGTTCAGTTGATAAAGATGAGGAACTCCAACACGAAAAGGTCAAACCATACACCAGAAAATGGGAAACGAGTGTGATGGACACAATTGATGAATTAGATCTTATTGTGAAGACAGAAAATTTTAGGAATAACCATCATTGTGATGTCAAGCATGATGTACCGGCAGTGTTCTTTTCGACTGGAGGCTACACTGGTAATGTTTATCATGAATTCAATGATGGGCTTTTGCCTTTGTACATTACATCACAGCATTTCAATAAGAAGGTTGTGTTTGTAATTCTTGAGTATCATGATTGGTGGATAATGAAGTATGGAGATATTCTTTCACATCTTTCGGATTATCCTGCAATTGATTTTAGTGGAGACAAGAGAACTCATTGCTTTCCTGAAGCCATTGTCGGTCTTAGAATCCACGACGAGCTCACAGTGGATCCTTCGCTGATGCAAGGGAATAAAAGCGTTGTTGATTTTCGCAATGTTCTAGACCGAGCATACTTGCCTCGAGTTCAAAGTTTGCTTAAAGAAGAAGAACGGCTAGCTCAAGAAAAGCTAAAACAGAAAGTGCATTCATCATCATCGGAGATCAGAAAGGAAGTGCAAGATGCAACCTTGAAGAGACCTAAGCTGGTCATATTATCTAGAAATGGCTCTAGAGCTATAACGAATGAGGATTTATTGGTGAAGATGGCTGAAGAAATTGGATTCCGAGTTGAAGTAGTGAGGCCTGAACGAACAACAGAACTAGCCAGGATTTATGGGGCACTTAATTCAAGTGAAGTTATGATAGGTGTCCATGGCGCTGCCATGACTCATTTTCTGTTTATGAGGCCTGGCTCTGTTTTTATCCAAGTCATCCCTCTGGGAACAGAATGGGCAGCCGACGCTTATTACGGGGAACCTGCAAGGAAGCTTGGTTTAAAGTATATTGGCTACCAAATTCTTCCGAGAGAGAGTTCGTTGTATGACAAATATGATAGGAACGATCCTGTTCTTCGAGATCCCGAAAGTGTGTCCGAAAAGGGATGGCAATACACAAAGTCGATCTATCTTGACAACCAAAATGTGAGGCTAAACCTTGGAAGATTTCAAAAGAGGTTACTTCGTGCTTACAGTTACACTATCGCAAAAATGAACCGCAGATCTCATCTCTAATCACAGTGATATTCAGTACTTGTATGAAGTTGGataaatggttttttctttttctttacgtACATCATTGATTGATTCATCTCTGTACATTAGCAGGCACAAAAGGGCAACTAGGCGTATATGTTTGTATAAACTACAGAGTCTTTTATTATGTCCTCGCTACACAAGGCACCGAATAATAATAAGCTTCTTATGTGTAAATTACGCAATGTTACAAGTATTTTAGCTGGGCtgataatgatatttttcatttcGTTCACTTTCAGTCTCTCCAAATTGGTTATCTCAGCTTCTGCTGCTTCAAGCTTTTATCTTTTGCCCTTTTCCAGTCCTGTTAATTTTGACGTCTGTTGCGTTTGAGTATGCGTTTTTCCTGAccaaaataaagctaaaaataaatgaaatcaaatttggAATGGAGGATGCTGTACGGCTAAGATTGACACGTATTGCAATTTTCCATAAAATTTGAGACCTCGTGAATGTTGGTCTGTATTTACTGATTTAGTCAACGATAACATGTGATCACATGATGTGCATAAGGTGCTCTATTATTGCCTCAGTCTTATCTCGCAAGGAACAACATCCACGTTCACTAAGGGCTGCAGCAGAAACAAGTATCTACCATTCTGCTCTTGACTCTAATTGATATCAATAGTTTAGAGAtatgtttggtttgtttttacgttttaaattaatatgtttttgatgtttttaaatcattttgatgcattgatatcaaaaataatatttttttttaaaaaatttaatatatatttagtgaAAAGTAACAACCACAATTCcatttctataaaaaagaaTCTTTAGAAAGAGAAGCAGCATGCCTAGTGCTGGAaaattgaggggaaaaaaaaaccaggctTTGAGAACAAGCATTTCAATTATGAATCAGGTTACACTTCGTTCCCTCTCTGGCATTTTTTTATGGCATGTACATGTAATCCTGACACTCAGTCTATCAGCAAAACTCTCATTGACATGTAAGTGTGTCTCCCTCCTAACTTGAGATGGCAGTGTGCTTCGAGCCGAAGCATCATTGCTGTCTTCTTCAATTAGCTTGATAGAACAGCCATCAGTGTCAGTTGCATCTTGGCATTCCTTCTAGAGTTTTGTCAATCAGACGTGTTGACCTAAAGCCATCGTTTTGTCAACTTTGTTGAGGGATGGACTGGAGGGGGCGTCTTGGCATTCCTTCTAGGGTCATCTGCATCCCTTCTAGGGTCATCTGCATCAACAAAACGGAACATTACATGAAATGAGGTCCTTCTCTTATTATAGAtgatgttttttctatatacaCTTGCAGTGAGGTTGAGCAAATAATGCTCGAGTAGGTTTTACACTTGCCAGGTTCAATAGGCTTTCCTCCAAGAGAAGATCTGCGTGATGTTGATGTTTGAACTCCTGTAAGAGATTGCCTTCTTAGTGTCCTGGCATTGGCTGTAAGTGGTGTCTTTAGATCAGTGTCATTGCATATGCCAATGATAGGTGAGAATTCTTCCTTTGAAATCTGCTGATTCCTGTAATTTGAGACAATATGTTACTGCAAAGAAATTTCACTTTCACATTTCAGTGGATAATGATTTCATATTTTGACTTGATGAGCTGGTGGTTGAATACAACAGTCAAGAATTACCTTCCTAAGTCTGGAATCAACCAATCTTATTAATTACTATAATAGAAATAtgaatcaaattttacaaatgtCTGCACATACACACCTCTTATCGGAGCCGTTAATCAGTTTTCCAATCGTACGAAGGGATTTCCTTATTTGAGATCCTTTTCCATGAGTGCTACGAACAAGATTGGCTGCCTGAGAATCTGTAGAAACACCAAGTTCACTCTGCACCAGAATCTTAACCTCATTTCTGGAAATTACTTGCGGTTCTGGTGTTATTGGTAGCTGAAGAGTTGGAATTTGCGTCCTACTATTATCTGTTTTGACCATTCTCTTCTGATACAAACTAGTAGGACTTCGAGTATTGAGGCGATAAACTTCAACGGTGGAACTGCCACTAGCAGAATGCCCTAATGATTTTGACACTGCCTCTGCATTTCTGGAAATTACTTGCGGCTCTGGTGTTATTGGTAGCTGAAGAGTTGGAATTTGCGTCCTACTATTATCTGTTTTGATCATTCTCTTCTGATACAAACTAGTAGGACTTCGAGAATTATTGAGGCGATAAACTTCCACCGAGGAACTGCCACTAGCAGAATGCCCAAATGGTTTTGACACTGCCTCTGCATCCTGAATAAAACCATGTTTCTGCAGTGTTACCGAGTCAAAACGTAGGGGCCTGCTTACATCATCTGCTCCGTTTGCCTGGAAATGCTCTTTCTTGTCATACTTTGGCCCTTCCAAGCTTAATCTTTTGGAACGAGTTGGTACAGAAGGGGTTTTTGATGCCTTTCTATCTTCAGTATTCGTGATTTTCTCAGACTTCCTGCTGCTGCCATTCTCAATACTCAGCCTCCGTGCACGTGGAGGAGTTCGCTCAGGCATCACTTTTGGTATCTCACATGGAGATCTTGGGTCCTTCAATTTATTAAACTGCACATTCTTCGCTTCCTTGCTGGCCAATGCTTTCTTGAGGTTCTCAACCTGAAAGTCGTCCGTGTTGAAACTGTTATGTAACCTGATATCCTTGAGTAGAATTTACatccatttgatttgataacAAAAGAGAATAGAAAAGGAACATGATCAACAATTGCTCTCAAAGCGTGCAATTTCAGTTCgtaaggaaaaaataacaaaagtaaACTATAGTAGCCTCaattcaaagaagaagaagaagaaaatacaaCAGCACCAATAAGTGAGGAAAGAAGCCAACAGTATGATGGAATGTTTTACATTTTGGATATACTTGTGAGAAGCAACCAACTGATGCAACAAGTATAGACCATAGTGTTTTTGTTGCAACAAGATAAGAATCCAAAAAACATCACATAGGCGACTTACTAGCCCACCGTTTGCAGGACTTGTAACAGGGAAAATTGGACCAAAAACAGATTCTGAAATCCagataaataaaattcagattTACCTGATCCTTGAGTTGCATAATCTCACCGCTCTCTTTGTTTGCACGAACAGCACCGAGTTCAATAGTTGATACCCTCTGAGCAAACTTCAAAGTACTGATGGTTTCACCAAAAGAATCTCCTTCTGGACTTAAATGGGCAAACATTAACGTTTTAGCGTGTCCCCCTGAAGTAAAAAACGCCAAGAAAAAAGTAAGTACATGCTAGGAATCAATACCAAATCAGAGAAAACAGTATAGAGAAGCTGGAATTTTTGAGAAACAAGTTCATTTGTCTTATTTGCACATCACAACCTAAGGAATCTTGTAGTAGAAGTGTGAGTTTGCTGTTTCTGTAAGGGATATGAGAATTCTTTTGAGCCAAGGCTGTGATTACATCTCCTAGACAGGAGAGAGACTTATTAATGTACTGCGCCTCTTTGAGCCTATCTCCCATAACTTCTGATTTATCCACTCTTTCACTTCCTGCAAGGTCTACCAAATGGAGGCAACTGTGGAGGGTGCTTCCAGATACATCTTTACCATGTACATGAACTGTCAGGATACTGCAGCAACATGTTAAACCACCCTATCAATAAAATGAAACAGATACTTTCATAGTTTCAGATTTCATCCTAGTTTGTATAAATCTACCAGAAAACTGACCTATGGGAACGACTGCTCCGGTTGTTGAGTGCAGTGGAACTGACAACACGATTCGCTTCACCGAGTTTCATCAGATTAAGAACGTCTGCAGTGGAGTTCACAGAATGCATTTTAGCATCCGGAAGGCTCAAGCCATTTTCACCGGTACAACTCCGAATCTCTAATTTGTGCATGGTTAAGAATACAAAACTTGTTACATATGCATGGTTACTATGAAACGGTAGAGTAACAACCTTGACTCACCTACTATGAATGCTTATTTTTCactgtttttatgattttcaaataataataataataataatagctaaAAGGATATTTGGTAGCTGTTGAATCTTCTGCAAGAAGGTCTCGTACTTGTTCATTGTAAATTTCAACCATTTGAACTTGAATGCTGTAATTTACGATGTCCTTCCTTTCATTAGACATCTGGAAGAGATCACTCAAAGCTAGATAATTAATCCCCATATCCTTGGTTGACCGGCCTGATGGACCACTCTGTtaccacaaaatatatatatatcagctgGGAGAATATTGGTTATTGTGCAGATAGCTAACATGTAAAGAGAAGAATTCCATGTTTCTATTCAAAAGGGAATAGACTAAAGTCAACTAAGATTAGAAAAACTTACCATGGTATATGTTTTTCCAGATCCAGTTTGACCATAAGCGAAAATGCATACATTATAACCATCCATCACAGACCTGATCAGTGGTTGAGTGTCCATAAATACCTCATCTGGAAATCAAGAGGCAATATGCAAAATCATCAGATTCAATACATAAGCTGCACTGGAAAAAAGTTGCTATTAGATAATAGTACCTTGAGTGGCAGTAGGTCCAAACACCCGGTTAAACTGAAAAACTTTCTTTCCATCCTTTTGGGGCTTTAGTGGATCCGAAATCACTAGCGAACCGTCATCTCCAATATAATCAATAACATTGCTTGTTCTATCACCGAAAGCAGGCCTGATTCTGCAGTAAACTCGGATATTTCCTGTGGGAAATAATAATTGGAACAGATCAGGATATTGAACATCAGTCgctcataataaaaattaacattttaaagatTGTAACAAGATTCGGGAAATAAGTGAAATTCATGTTTTATAACAGCAAGCTAACCTTTCAAATCCTGAACCATGTTGTACAAGTTCCTGTTCTCTTTCAATACCCTATGGTATCCAAGAGCTGCAGTAGACATCTCTTGTACTTGAATTCCTGATCCGTATCAATTACAAGAGCATTTAGCTTGCAATTCTTTTTGTACAAATGTGAATGATATTGATGTGTCTAGAGATTGGTATTTACAGgaaaaatgatattgatgtgTCTAGAGATTGGTATTTACAGGAAAAATGATATTTGACATCTAATTTATGAGATTGTCAACAAGCTGAGCTCGTCAGAATATCTCATGGAGCTTCCAAGATATCACAAGTAATAATGGAGTCGAGTCTGAAGAACAGAAATCTAAGACAGATAGCATTAATCGTAGCAGTGAAGAT encodes:
- the LOC7473607 gene encoding xylan glycosyltransferase MUCI21, whose product is MVQYFRYHQLKKGEHHHAGEDEMLSLMSATSSGYFRRSRPKLFSLLILSLLSCCLILGAHLFCSPSAFSLLYSFGVESDGVAANVNAKASLCSSISNGTICCDRSSTRSDVCVMKGDVRTNSASSSIFLYTSKSTDAVIKNVSSSVDKDEELQHEKVKPYTRKWETSVMDTIDELDLIVKTENFRNNHHCDVKHDVPAVFFSTGGYTGNVYHEFNDGLLPLYITSQHFNKKVVFVILEYHDWWIMKYGDILSHLSDYPAIDFSGDKRTHCFPEAIVGLRIHDELTVDPSLMQGNKSVVDFRNVLDRAYLPRVQSLLKEEERLAQEKLKQKVHSSSSEIRKEVQDATLKRPKLVILSRNGSRAITNEDLLVKMAEEIGFRVEVVRPERTTELARIYGALNSSEVMIGVHGAAMTHFLFMRPGSVFIQVIPLGTEWAADAYYGEPARKLGLKYIGYQILPRESSLYDKYDRNDPVLRDPESVSEKGWQYTKSIYLDNQNVRLNLGRFQKRLLRAYSYTIAKMNRRSHL
- the LOC18099832 gene encoding kinesin-like protein KIN-14L isoform X2; translated protein: MEDSSGTELYDILASRKAEEAAWRRYQAASWLENLVGPIGISNNPSEKEFISRLRNGLVLCNAINKVHPGAVPKVVEIHAPLLPLTRESQPLPAYQYFENVKNFLVAVEELRLPAFEASDLERDSLEAGSGTNVVDCILALKSYHEYKQMNPNGFYKPARSPMVIHSAIRNNSQPISSDSCRRLDMSAACEKETPTGSELKKIEDLIAKKLAEHMADTKENMDSNFLMSLRTGNNMDPMKLFSDILLSCLGDKLQNKFPELKSTAKGGSLPAHSSIKPKEDSSEPGDSKCCQACLRKGNCNHRQLIQMQEKELLDIKALLTLTKREFQGLQSQLQTDLRELGIQVQEMSTAALGYHRVLKENRNLYNMVQDLKGNIRVYCRIRPAFGDRTSNVIDYIGDDGSLVISDPLKPQKDGKKVFQFNRVFGPTATQDEVFMDTQPLIRSVMDGYNVCIFAYGQTGSGKTYTMSGPSGRSTKDMGINYLALSDLFQMSNERKDIVNYSIQVQMVEIYNEQVRDLLAEDSTATKLEIRSCTGENGLSLPDAKMHSVNSTADVLNLMKLGEANRVVSSTALNNRSSRSHSILTVHVHGKDVSGSTLHSCLHLVDLAGSERVDKSEVMGDRLKEAQYINKSLSCLGDVITALAQKNSHIPYRNSKLTLLLQDSLGGHAKTLMFAHLSPEGDSFGETISTLKFAQRVSTIELGAVRANKESGEIMQLKDQVENLKKALASKEAKNVQFNKLKDPRSPCEIPKVMPERTPPRARRLSIENGSSRKSEKITNTEDRKASKTPSVPTRSKRLSLEGPKYDKKEHFQANGADDVSRPLRFDSVTLQKHGFIQDAEAVSKPFGHSASGSSSVEVYRLNNSRSPTSLYQKRMIKTDNSRTQIPTLQLPITPEPQVISRNAEAVSKSLGHSASGSSTVEVYRLNTRSPTSLYQKRMVKTDNSRTQIPTLQLPITPEPQVISRNEVKILVQSELGVSTDSQAANLVRSTHGKGSQIRKSLRTIGKLINGSDKRNQQISKEEFSPIIGICNDTDLKTPLTANARTLRRQSLTGVQTSTSRRSSLGGKPIEPDDPRRNAKTPPPVHPSTKLTKRWL
- the LOC18099832 gene encoding kinesin-like protein KIN-14L isoform X1, producing the protein MEDSSGTELYDILASRKAEEAAWRRYQAASWLENLVGPIGISNNPSEKEFISRLRNGLVLCNAINKVHPGAVPKVVEIHAPLLPLTRESQPLPAYQYFENVKNFLVAVEELRLPAFEASDLERDSLEAGSGTNVVDCILALKSYHEYKQMNPNGFYKPARSPMVIHSAIRNNSQPISSDSCRRLDMSAACEKETPTGSELKKIEDLIAKKLAEHMADTKENMDSNFLMSLRTGNNMDPMKLFSDILLSCLGDKLQNKFPELKSTAKGGSLPAHSSIKPKEDSSEPGDSKCCQACLRKGNCNHRQLIQMQEKELLDIKALLTLTKREFQGLQSQLQTDLRELGIQVQEMSTAALGYHRVLKENRNLYNMVQDLKGNIRVYCRIRPAFGDRTSNVIDYIGDDGSLVISDPLKPQKDGKKVFQFNRVFGPTATQDEVFMDTQPLIRSVMDGYNVCIFAYGQTGSGKTYTMSGPSGRSTKDMGINYLALSDLFQMSNERKDIVNYSIQVQMVEIYNEQVRDLLAEDSTATKLEIRSCTGENGLSLPDAKMHSVNSTADVLNLMKLGEANRVVSSTALNNRSSRSHSILTVHVHGKDVSGSTLHSCLHLVDLAGSERVDKSEVMGDRLKEAQYINKSLSCLGDVITALAQKNSHIPYRNSKLTLLLQDSLGGHAKTLMFAHLSPEGDSFGETISTLKFAQRVSTIELGAVRANKESGEIMQLKDQVENLKKALASKEAKNVQFNKLKDPRSPCEIPKVMPERTPPRARRLSIENGSSRKSEKITNTEDRKASKTPSVPTRSKRLSLEGPKYDKKEHFQANGADDVSRPLRFDSVTLQKHGFIQDAEAVSKPFGHSASGSSSVEVYRLNNSRSPTSLYQKRMIKTDNSRTQIPTLQLPITPEPQVISRNAEAVSKSLGHSASGSSTVEVYRLNTRSPTSLYQKRMVKTDNSRTQIPTLQLPITPEPQVISRNEVKILVQSELGVSTDSQAANLVRSTHGKGSQIRKSLRTIGKLINGSDKRNQQISKEEFSPIIGICNDTDLKTPLTANARTLRRQSLTGVQTSTSRRSSLGGKPIEPDDPRRDADDPRRNAKTPPPVHPSTKLTKRWL